In the genome of Streptomyces violaceoruber, the window CTGCGCGAGACGCTGCCGAGCCTGGCCGAGCAGATCCCCGCCGAGCCCGGCTGGTACGCCCTGGCCACGACCATCGCGGCGGAAGCTGACGCCGCCGGCCACGCCCCGGACGCGCTCCTGTCCGACGCCGTGGAGAGCCGAGAACCGAGTCACCCGGCGACACGCGATGAGCCTCCGCCGCCGGTGCGACTGCGCCTCAGAGGAACTCGTGGACACCGCGCACTCTCGTACGCAGCTTCGCCCGGGTGGCCCGGCTGTCGAGGCGGACGTCGAGTGCACCGGAAAGCGACGTGCCGGCGCGGAGGCCCTCCGGCAACCGGGAGGCATCCAGCCCGTCCCGCTGAGCGATCAGCACACCCAGGCCGTGACGACTCACGGCATCCTTGCCCGCAAGGTGGTGTACGCCGCACGCGCCAGTGAAGGCCAACTCCAGCAGCGCGGCGGCGAGGTCTCCGACATGCACGGGACAGCGGACGTCGTCGGTGAACAGCGCGCCGGTTCGGGAGCCGGTCGCGAGATCGTGCACGAGGCGGACATGCTCGGACTGGATGCCGCCGATGATCAGAGAGGTACGGGCGATGACGGCGGCCGGAGCCAGTAGCCGGATGCCCGTCTCCGCCGCTGCCTTCGCTGCCCCGTACGGAGTGACAGGATCGGGGAGGCAGGACTCGTCGTAGTGGACTCGGCTGCCGGAGAACACGGCGTCGCTGCTGACGTGAACGAGGCGGCAGGCGTACTTCACCGCGGTCATCGCCAGGCGGACGGAGCCTTCGGCCGTGACGGCCCAGTCGGCGCTGCCGCTGCTCGCGTTGATGACCACGCAGGGGGCGAGCGAGGCAACGACCTCTTCGACACGGGCGCCGTCCCGCAGGTCCACCTCGTGCCACGTGGCCTCGGGTCCATCGCACGGCCTGGTCGCGAAGGTCGCGGCGACGCGATGCCCAGCGGCAGATGCCTGGCGGACCAGCTCGGTGCCCAGGAACCCGCTGCCTCCGACAACAAGGACAGTCATGGCATGCCACGGTAGACGACCCCCGCCCCATTCGGAGTGCTCGCCCCGAGCGGCCCTGCTCTGAGGACGCAAGGAGATGCCCTACGACCTGCCGAAAGTCACTGTGGACTTTGAACCGGGCGAAGCTCCGCGACAGCACGGTCGCCGCGAGGAGGGATACGGGTCGGGTGCGAGTTGTTCGTAAGGACAGAGCGAGTTCCAGAGGTGGTCCGGGCAGCGGGCAGGCCGTGGTCCGGACGGGAAGTCCTTGAAACGGCTCCGGGGAACCACCGCCCGGCTCCACCGCAAGCCGCCGCCCCCGCAGCTGCCGCGAGCGTGAAGGTGCTCCCCTTGAGGGCCCCGTGAGGGTGTGCCCGGGTCGGGTCGCTCGGTGCTCAGGGCCGAGCGGGGAGGTCCTCCAGGAAGTCCGCCGCCGGCGTGAAGAACAGCGAGCCGGTGACGGCGGTGGAGAAGTCCAGGATGCGGTCGTGCGGTGCCGAAGCGGTGCCGAGAAACATCCGCTCCAGCATCGTCTCCGTCACCTCGGGGGTGCGGGCGTAGCCGATGAAGTACGTACCGAACTCCTCGCGGCCCACCGACCCGAAGGGCATGTTGTCCCGCAGGATCTCCAGATCGCTGCCGTCCGGACCGGTGACACTGGTGAGGGCGACGTGCGAGTCGGCCGGCTTCATGTCGTCGGACAGCTCCACGTCGGTCATCTTGCGGCGGCCGATCACCCGCTCCTGGGCCTCGACGGAGAGCCCTTCCCACGCGTCGATGTCGTGCAGGTACTTCTGTACGACGGCGTAGCTCCCGCCCGCGAAGGCCGGATCCTCGGCACCGACGAGGACGGCCCTGCGCGCGGCGGCTCCCGTCGGGTTCTCCGTGCCGTCGACGAAACCGAGCATGTCGCGCTCGTCGAAGTACTTGAAACCGTGCACCTCGTCCTGAGGGGTGACCGCTCCGCGCAGCCGGCCCATGATCTCGGTGGCGAGTGCGAAGCACAGGTCCAGCCGTGAGGCCCTGATGTGGAAGAGCAGGTCACCCGGGGTGGCGACGGCCCGGTGCACCGGGCCGTCCAGCTCCTGGAAGGGATGCAGCCCGGCCGGACGCGCCCCCGAGAACAGACGGTCCCATGCCTCGGAACCGATGCCGGTGACGCAGCTCAGCCTGCCGTCGGGCTGCGCGCGGAACCCGACGGCTCGCTCCAGCGAGGCGACATCCGACAGCAGGTCCCGGACGGTGTCCTCCCCGCCGCTGTCGATCGTGACGACGAGGAAGATCGCCGCACTGGTCAGAGGGGACAGAACCATCTGGGGCTCCGGTTCCTCGACTTCTCCGCCCATGAACGAACATCCTCCCACGACCGACTCGTACCTCCACACACCATGTCACATCAGTGTGGGTGGGTGATGCCGGGCATCGCACAACCAATTGCGGTGCGCACGGGTCCCCGACGGCACCCGGGCCGGCGCGTCCGCGTCAGCCACGTCGGCACGGAACCGGCGGGAGGCACGTCGCGGAGGCACGACGTCGCGGAGGGCCGGCGAGCGCCGGCCCGGTCATGCGGCCTCGTAGTCCTCGGCCCCGTCGCCCCCGCGCTTCTGACCGGCGGTGTCCTCGCGGCCTTGCCGGTCCGCGACGCGGTCCGTGGCGAGGTCCGTGGCGAGGTGCCGTCGCGCCCGGTGCACCAGGTGCCGGGCCTGGGCCTCGTCGACGCCGAGGACGGCAGCGATCTCGGCGTAGGGGGAGGACAGTGTCTCCCGCAGCACGAAGGCCGCCCGTTCCGCGAGGTCCAGCCGCTCGAGCATGAGCAGCACGTCGAACGCGACCGGCTTCGTGCCCTCGGCGCCGGTCGCGCCCCCGTTGCCGGTGTCCAGGGGCTCGGGCAGCCAGGGGCCGATGTACGACGCGCGTCGCGTCCTGGCGGAGAGCGCGGCGCGGATCGACAATCGGGTCGTGGCCGTGGTCAGGTACGCCTGTGGATCAGCCACCACCGCACGGTCGGTGGCCTGCCAGCGCAGCCGGACGTCCCGCACGACGTCCTCAGCCCGCGTGGTGCTGCCGAGCATGCCGTACGCGATCCTGAACAGTCGTGGCCCGTGCCGGGCGAAGACGTCCTCCGTCCGACCGGGTGGTCCGGTGGGCGGCTCACCGTCCGACACCGAGGGCTGCGCACGTCCCCGCCCGTCCCCACTGTCGTGTTGCCCAACCCTCTTGGCGCCCATCACTCCACGTTTCCTTCCCGAGACGAGTGGCCGAACAGGGGCCTCGTTCAGACGTCGTGGTACTTCATGGACCGAACCTACGCCGCCGTCGGAGGCGGTCGGGGCCATTGAGCGGGTCGGCAGTCATTCCGCAGTCATTCTCCGGTGAAGGGACCCGCATGTGGATCGCACGTGGAGGAATGAAGGAAAGGTGGCGGGAAACAGATCCCCCGCTACGCCGCCTGTCACAGGTGGCGCTCCCGCCCGGTCTTTGGTTACGTGAAGACCGCTCGGTCGCGGCGTCGGGTGCCGCTCCGGGAGAACTCTCTGAAAGGGCGTCCGATGAAGGTTGTAGTAGTCGGCGGAACCGGGCTCATCGGCTCGCAGGTCGTCACCAGGCTCGGCGAGCACGGGCACGAGGCGGTCCCGGCCTCCCCGAACACCGGCGTCAACACGATGACGGGCGAGGGCCTGGCAGAGGTACTGCGAGGCGCCTCGGTCGTCGTCGACGTGTCGAACTCTCCGTCGTTCGCCGACGACGCGGTCAAGGAGTTCTTCCGCGTCTCGACGTCCAACCTCCTGAAGGCCGAGGCGGAGGCCGGTGTCGGCCACCACGTGGCGCTCTCCGTCGTGGGGACCGACCGTCTCCAGGGGAGCGGCTACTTCCAGGCCAAGCAGGCCCAGGAGGACATGATCAAGGACTCCGGGATTCCGTACTCCATCGTGCACGCCACGCAGTTCTTCGAGTTCGCGAAGTCCCTGGCGGACTCGGCGACGGAGGGTGACACCGTGACCGTGGCCCCCATCAAGATCCAGCCCATCTTCTCGGGTGACGTGGCCGCGGCCGTGGGTCGTACGGCCGTCGGCGCGCCCGTCAACGGCACGGTCGAGGTCGCGGGTCCCGACGTGTTCCGGCTGGAGGACTTCATCCGCAAGGGCCTCGCGGTGCGGGACGACACCCGAACGGTCGTGACGGACCCGAACGGTCTCTACTGGGGTGCCGCACTTCAGGAGTCGGATCTGCTCCCCGGCGCCGACGCCCGCATCGCGGAGACCCACTTCGACGAGTGGGCAGCAGGGCAGCGCTAGGGGGTGTCGTTCGGATCAGGCCGGCCGCGGCCGACGGTGCCTTGTGGCGACCCCGGCAGGATCCGAACAACACCCGCTAGTCCCGCGTTCCGGGAACCGGCGGGATCTCGGGCCGGCCGGTGCCGGCACCGACCGGCAAGCACGGCCCCACGGAACGTTGCTTCCGAGGGGCCGTGCCTGCGATGGATGCGTGCGAGGGGCGATCAGCGGTTCCAGTAGCCGAAGACCCGGGACGCCGCATCACCGGTGTAGTCCGCCTCCATCTTCAGGTAACTCCCGCGGGCGCCGAAGGTGGGGTTGAAGATCAGCTCCCGCCGCTCGGCCTGCACCGGAGCCTCGGCGGCGAAGCGGGCGGCGAGCGGGTGCAGGTGGGAGGGGAACTCGCCGTCCCTCGACGGGACGGCGAAGCACAGCCTGCGGGCCTGCGGGGAGTTCCAGTCGAACGTGTAATAGACGTTGATCGCTCCCCGGCAGCGCTCGATCTCCTCGTTGTCCGGCGGGAGAGAACCCACGTCCCGGATCATCCTGGCCACTTCCTCCTGTTCGAAATAGCCGGGACTGACCATCTCGGAGTAGAGGTTCGTCGTGTTGTCGCGGAAATCGAAACCCATGATCGCGAATCGGTCGATACGAGCCTCGCCGAAACGTTCACGATGGTCACGCAGGGAATGTGGTGTGTTTTCGAGCGAGGCGATCTCACCGAATTCCAGGGGCTGCTCGAAGAACGCCCAGACCTTCTGTACGCCGTGTCCCACCGACGCGTCCAGCCCCCACCACAGCGGGATCTTCTCGGTGACCTCCGCGAGCAGCGACATGACGGCGGGATCGGCGTCGGGAAGAAGTCCGTGTGCTCGGGCGATCTCGACCGGATCATGGGGCGAATCCGGGTACATGTAACGGAAGTTCACACTGCGGTTGGCCGCTTCGTGTGTCGTGGTGCGGACCGTGATGGTTCCCGTGGCGAACTGCTCCGCGAAGACGTCGACCACCTGCTCGACGGCTCGTTTGTCGAAGGTGACCTCGGCAAGCTTCGCGTACGCCTCGAGGTCGGAAAGGAACAGAGCCAGATCCGTCGTTCTACCAGTAGGCATTGCTCTCCAGCTTCTTCCGGATCACATAGGGGTGCTTGTGCACATGACTCGCTCGTGGTCCGTGAACGCGACAGTCGCGCGTCCGGGGCCGCCCTGGCATCCACCAGTCTGACACAGTGTGACTTGAGCCTCATCCGGGCCACTCGGCCACCACACCATACTGGATTTCTTCACACTGTCTGAGCCGCACCCTTCGGGTTCACGGCGAGAAGAATGTCACGCGCTACATTTGCCCCCCGTCCATGACAATGAAGAGTGCGACCGACTGGCTTGTCGGCCGCACCTACAGCGGCAACCCATCGTTCAGGGAGAATCATGACCGGCTCCGAAGCCGACACCGAGGGACAGATCCTCGGTCGCATCAACGACATGATCCGTCAGGAGAAGGACCTGCGGGAGCAGCTTGCCGAGCAGGTGATCGACGAGTCGGCCGAACACGCTCGTCTGGCGCGTCTTGAGGTCGAGCTGGACCGGTGCTGGGACCTGCTCCGGCAGCGAAAGGCGCGGGTCGCCGCAGGTCAGGACCCCGACATTGTGCACGTTCGGCCCGCCTCACAGGTTGAGGACTACCTCTCCTGAAGCGGAGCCGGCTGTCGCGGCCGGCACAGGGAGGTGTCCGGGGGCTCAGGCGCGCTCGTCGAATGACGTCTCGGCGACCGCTGTGCGTGGCCGCCCACGGACGGTGCCGCGCTCCACGGTGTCCAGCGGTCGGTGAGCGGTGAACGGCGTCGTGTGACAGGAGGCGGGAGCCCTTCACACGGTGTGCGGGGTGGCCGTATGCTCACCGCGCTTCAGAGAGGCCGATCGTTCGTTCGGTGAACTTTGAAGTGCCCGGGGACGATCGTCCCTGTCCGGCGCGACCGCAGGAGATACAGACACTTGAAGCAACACCCAAGATGCTGGAGCGCGACGGCAGTTGCCGCCGTCTCGGTGCTCGTGTTCACGGGACCGTTCAGCGTACAGGCCGTGGCGGGGCCCAGCTCCGCACCCGCACTCGCCGCGCACGAGGCGCCCTCCTCCACCGGCGTCCCCACCGGGGAACACACGGTGACACTGATCACCGGAGACGTGGTGACCACCCGTCAGGGCTCGGGCGGAGCCGGTGGGACGGTCACCGTCCGGGACGCCGACGGAAAGCCCGCGTGGGCGCGTCTCACCGAGGCGGACGGTGACCTGTTCGTGTATCCGGAGTCCGCGCTGCCCTTCGTCGCCAAGGGCAGCCTCGACCGCGAACTGTTCAACGTCACCGGCCTGATCGGGGACGGGTACGACGACGCCTCCCGCGAGCGGCTCCCGCTGATCGTGTCGTACCGGAACGCGGCGGCGCACCGTACGGCCGCTGTCCCCGACGGCGCCCGCAAGGTGCGCGACCTCGCCAGTGTGCAGGGCGCCGCGCTCAGCGCCGACCGGGCGCGAGCCGCCGAGTTCTGGCGTTCCGTCACCGGGGAGGGCCCGGCAGGCGGCGGCGTCCGGGATTCAGGTACCGACGCCGCCTTCCGCGGCGGGGTCGCACACATCTGGCTCGACGCCCCGGTCGAGGCCGACCTGGCCGACAGCACCGCACAGATCGGCGCCCCGAGGGCCTGGGCCGGCGGCAACACCGGGCAGGGCGTGGAGGTCGCCGTGCTCGACACCGGCGTCGACGCCGGGCACCCGGACCTCGCCGACCGGATAGCGGCGCGGCAGAGCTTCGTACCGGACGAGAACACCGACGACCGCGACGGGCACGGCACCCACGTGGCGTCCACCATCGCCGGCACCGGTGCGGCCTCCGCCGGCAAGGAGAAGGGGGTGGCGCCCGGAGCACGGCTGAGTATCGGCAAGGTGCTGGACAACTCCGGGCGCGGGCAGATCTCCTGGACGCTGGCCGCCATGGAGTGGGCCACTGTCGAACGCCACGCGAAGATCGTCAACATGAGCCTGGGCTCCGGTGAGCAGTCCGACGGCAGCGATCCGATGAGCCGGGCCGTGGACCGGCTCAGCGCCCAGACCGGCGCGCTGTTCGTCGTCGCCGCGGGCAACGGGGGCGAGGCCGGCAGCATCGGCGCCCCTGGTGTGGCCACCTCCGCGCTGACCGTGGGCGCGGTCGACGCCACCGACACGCTGGCCCCGTTCTCCAGCCAGGGCCCCCGGGTCGACGGCGCGCTGAAGCCGGAGATCACCGCCCCCGGAGTCGGCATCCTCGCCGCCAACTCCTCCTTCGCCGCGGGCGGCAACGGTACGTACCAGAGCCTGAGCGGCACCTCGATGGCCACGCCGCACGTCGCCGGCGCCGCCGCTCTGCTCGCCGCCGCACGTCCCGACCTCAGCGGCAGCGCCCTGAAGGACGTCCTCGCCAGCAGTTCGCACCGCACTCCGCGGTACGACGCGTTCCAGGCCGGCAGCGGCCGGGTGGACGTCGACGCCGCGGTGCGCGCCGGGGTGTACGCCTCGGCGACCGCCTACGCCCCGGGCAGCTCACCGGGCCCCGTGCGGCGCCCGGTGGCGTACACGAACACCACCGGCACCGCGGTCACCCTGGAGCTGTCGGTCGCGGCGACGCACGCGCCCGAGGGGATGTTCCGGCTGTCCGCCTCCCGCGTCACCGTCCCGGCGCACGGCACCGCCGATGTCACGCTGACGATCGACGGCTCGGGCTCGGCCGGTGGCCGCGCCTACAGCGGCCAGATCCTCGCGACGGACGCCGACGCGCGGAACGTGGCGCACACCGCGGTGTCCGCGGGTCCGGTCCGGCACAAGCTGACGGTGCACTTCAAGGACGCGGACGGCAACCCCGTGCCGGGCGTGTTCGACCTGCTGAAGTCGGGGGACTCCGAGTCGCTCCCCGTCCTCGTCGGGGACAGCGGCACAGCCGAGCTGTACCTGCCCGAGGACACCTACTCGGCCCTCGCCTTCAAGACCGTCCCCGGCGTCCACGGCCCCCATTCGTGGGGCATGGCGCTGCTCGGGGACCCCGAGGTCCGGCTGACGGAGGACACCGCGGTCACCTTCGACGCGAGCCGGGTCGAGCGCATCGAGACGACGGTGCCCCAGCGGACCGAGGCGACCTACCAGCGGCTGGACTACCAGCGCTCCATGGGAGGGACGACGTACCGGACGGGCTTGGAGACGCAGACCGCGTACGACAGCCTGTGGGCGCAGCCGACCACCCACAAGGTGACCCACGGCGACTTCCTCGTCAACGCCCGCTGGCGCAAGGAGCAGCCCGCGCTGACGGTGTCCACCCGGACCACGGACTTCACGGACGTCCTGCGCCAGGGCGGTGTCACCGCACTGCCGAAGGGCACGCGCACACTGCCGTTGGTCTTCGCGGGCGACGGCGCCGCCGCCGAGTACGCCCGGCTCGACGCCCGCGGCAAGGCGGTGGTGGTACGCCGCGACGACGATGTCGCCGACGGCGTCCAGGCGGCCAACGCCGTGGCCGCGGGGGCCACACTGCTTCTGGTGGTCAACAACGAGGACGGCCGTGCCCTGCGCGGCTACGGCGAGCCCTTCGGGCCGCCCGTGGCCCTCGACGTCGCGCTGCTGAGCACCGACGAGGGCGAGAAGCTCGCCGCCCAGGCGAAGGTACGCGGTGCGCGGGTCACCGTGACCTCCCGACCGGTCAGCCCCGACGTGTACGACCTCCTGGCGAGCTGGCACAACGAGATCCCTACCCGGATGACCTCCCGGGCGGACTCCCGCTCCCTGGCCCGGGTCGACGTGGCCTTCGACAGCCCGCTGCCCGGCGGGTCCGGCGGGGAGTTCCGCTACGACTGGGTCCCTGGCAGCGGCTGGACCTTCGGAGGCCCGCAGCCCGAGCCCGTCAGCGGCACCCGTACCGACTGGGTCTCCACCGGTGACTACCGCTGGAACCAGGAGGCGTACGCGGGAGGCGTGATCTACGAGATCGGCGCCAAGACGGCCTACCGGCCCGGCAGCCGCCAGTCGGAGGAGTGGTTCGGGCCCGTCGAACGACCCCACCTCAACGACGCGTACCGTTCGCCCCTGCGCATCGGTGACTCGATGGCCATCGACGTCCCCGCCTGGGGCAGCCGGGACCACATCGGCCTCAGCCAGGACGACACCGGTACGACCACGCAGCACATGACCCTGTCCCAGGGCGGCACGACCCTCGGGGAGGGAGTCTTCTCACTCGTCGAGGGCAAGGCTCCGGGACCCGGGAAGCTGCCCTACCGGCTCGTCGTCACCGGTGAGCGCGAGGCGCCGTTCACGCCGTACTCCTCGGCGACCCGGACCCAGTGGGACTTCGTCTCCGCTGCCGCCGCCGACCCGGAGGCCAGGACCGTGCTGCCGCTCGTGCAGCTCGACTACCGTGTCGACGTCGACGGCGCCGGCCGCGCCAAGCGGCACACCACGGTGACCGTGACGGCCGCGCACCTGCCCGACTCCGCGCCCGTCGGCCGCCTCGGCGCACCCGCCCTGGAGCTGTCCTACGACGACGGCCGCACCTGGCACCGCGCCGCCCGCACCGGGGACGGCGGGTTCCGCCTCGATGCCCCGAGCAGGGCGGAGTTCGTCACGGTGCGCGCCAGTGCGCGGGACACCCTCGGCAACACCATCCACCAGACGGTCACCCGGGCCTTCGGCCTCCGCTGACCCGACGTCACCCCGGCAGGACAACGGGCTGCGGCTCCGGGCAGCGCTGCCCGTGGCCGTAGCCCGCCGTGCCATTCCCTAACGGGTGAATATCCCCGTGGCACGGTGTGTCGCGGCTCTCGCATCAGCACTCTTCCGCTGATGGCTCACGCGGTGCGCGGGGCAGTAGGGGGTACACATATGGGGCGTCGGCGGGCGGTTTCATGGCGACACCGAG includes:
- a CDS encoding SDR family oxidoreductase translates to MTVLVVGGSGFLGTELVRQASAAGHRVAATFATRPCDGPEATWHEVDLRDGARVEEVVASLAPCVVINASSGSADWAVTAEGSVRLAMTAVKYACRLVHVSSDAVFSGSRVHYDESCLPDPVTPYGAAKAAAETGIRLLAPAAVIARTSLIIGGIQSEHVRLVHDLATGSRTGALFTDDVRCPVHVGDLAAALLELAFTGACGVHHLAGKDAVSRHGLGVLIAQRDGLDASRLPEGLRAGTSLSGALDVRLDSRATRAKLRTRVRGVHEFL
- a CDS encoding Dyp-type peroxidase, yielding MGGEVEEPEPQMVLSPLTSAAIFLVVTIDSGGEDTVRDLLSDVASLERAVGFRAQPDGRLSCVTGIGSEAWDRLFSGARPAGLHPFQELDGPVHRAVATPGDLLFHIRASRLDLCFALATEIMGRLRGAVTPQDEVHGFKYFDERDMLGFVDGTENPTGAAARRAVLVGAEDPAFAGGSYAVVQKYLHDIDAWEGLSVEAQERVIGRRKMTDVELSDDMKPADSHVALTSVTGPDGSDLEILRDNMPFGSVGREEFGTYFIGYARTPEVTETMLERMFLGTASAPHDRILDFSTAVTGSLFFTPAADFLEDLPARP
- a CDS encoding sigma factor-like helix-turn-helix DNA-binding protein, which codes for MSDGEPPTGPPGRTEDVFARHGPRLFRIAYGMLGSTTRAEDVVRDVRLRWQATDRAVVADPQAYLTTATTRLSIRAALSARTRRASYIGPWLPEPLDTGNGGATGAEGTKPVAFDVLLMLERLDLAERAAFVLRETLSSPYAEIAAVLGVDEAQARHLVHRARRHLATDLATDRVADRQGREDTAGQKRGGDGAEDYEAA
- a CDS encoding SDR family oxidoreductase gives rise to the protein MKVVVVGGTGLIGSQVVTRLGEHGHEAVPASPNTGVNTMTGEGLAEVLRGASVVVDVSNSPSFADDAVKEFFRVSTSNLLKAEAEAGVGHHVALSVVGTDRLQGSGYFQAKQAQEDMIKDSGIPYSIVHATQFFEFAKSLADSATEGDTVTVAPIKIQPIFSGDVAAAVGRTAVGAPVNGTVEVAGPDVFRLEDFIRKGLAVRDDTRTVVTDPNGLYWGAALQESDLLPGADARIAETHFDEWAAGQR
- a CDS encoding aromatic prenyltransferase, which encodes MPTGRTTDLALFLSDLEAYAKLAEVTFDKRAVEQVVDVFAEQFATGTITVRTTTHEAANRSVNFRYMYPDSPHDPVEIARAHGLLPDADPAVMSLLAEVTEKIPLWWGLDASVGHGVQKVWAFFEQPLEFGEIASLENTPHSLRDHRERFGEARIDRFAIMGFDFRDNTTNLYSEMVSPGYFEQEEVARMIRDVGSLPPDNEEIERCRGAINVYYTFDWNSPQARRLCFAVPSRDGEFPSHLHPLAARFAAEAPVQAERRELIFNPTFGARGSYLKMEADYTGDAASRVFGYWNR
- a CDS encoding DUF2630 family protein; translation: MTGSEADTEGQILGRINDMIRQEKDLREQLAEQVIDESAEHARLARLEVELDRCWDLLRQRKARVAAGQDPDIVHVRPASQVEDYLS
- a CDS encoding S8 family serine peptidase, translated to MKQHPRCWSATAVAAVSVLVFTGPFSVQAVAGPSSAPALAAHEAPSSTGVPTGEHTVTLITGDVVTTRQGSGGAGGTVTVRDADGKPAWARLTEADGDLFVYPESALPFVAKGSLDRELFNVTGLIGDGYDDASRERLPLIVSYRNAAAHRTAAVPDGARKVRDLASVQGAALSADRARAAEFWRSVTGEGPAGGGVRDSGTDAAFRGGVAHIWLDAPVEADLADSTAQIGAPRAWAGGNTGQGVEVAVLDTGVDAGHPDLADRIAARQSFVPDENTDDRDGHGTHVASTIAGTGAASAGKEKGVAPGARLSIGKVLDNSGRGQISWTLAAMEWATVERHAKIVNMSLGSGEQSDGSDPMSRAVDRLSAQTGALFVVAAGNGGEAGSIGAPGVATSALTVGAVDATDTLAPFSSQGPRVDGALKPEITAPGVGILAANSSFAAGGNGTYQSLSGTSMATPHVAGAAALLAAARPDLSGSALKDVLASSSHRTPRYDAFQAGSGRVDVDAAVRAGVYASATAYAPGSSPGPVRRPVAYTNTTGTAVTLELSVAATHAPEGMFRLSASRVTVPAHGTADVTLTIDGSGSAGGRAYSGQILATDADARNVAHTAVSAGPVRHKLTVHFKDADGNPVPGVFDLLKSGDSESLPVLVGDSGTAELYLPEDTYSALAFKTVPGVHGPHSWGMALLGDPEVRLTEDTAVTFDASRVERIETTVPQRTEATYQRLDYQRSMGGTTYRTGLETQTAYDSLWAQPTTHKVTHGDFLVNARWRKEQPALTVSTRTTDFTDVLRQGGVTALPKGTRTLPLVFAGDGAAAEYARLDARGKAVVVRRDDDVADGVQAANAVAAGATLLLVVNNEDGRALRGYGEPFGPPVALDVALLSTDEGEKLAAQAKVRGARVTVTSRPVSPDVYDLLASWHNEIPTRMTSRADSRSLARVDVAFDSPLPGGSGGEFRYDWVPGSGWTFGGPQPEPVSGTRTDWVSTGDYRWNQEAYAGGVIYEIGAKTAYRPGSRQSEEWFGPVERPHLNDAYRSPLRIGDSMAIDVPAWGSRDHIGLSQDDTGTTTQHMTLSQGGTTLGEGVFSLVEGKAPGPGKLPYRLVVTGEREAPFTPYSSATRTQWDFVSAAAADPEARTVLPLVQLDYRVDVDGAGRAKRHTTVTVTAAHLPDSAPVGRLGAPALELSYDDGRTWHRAARTGDGGFRLDAPSRAEFVTVRASARDTLGNTIHQTVTRAFGLR